One Candidatus Cetobacterium colombiensis genomic window carries:
- a CDS encoding CD3073 family putative ECF transporter S component — protein MNKNTLAITISALSISLNVILKSLGKMLNVPFLFLDTVGTILSGVLLGPFFGGITGLITNVITALVNNPIELPYSIVNMMIGIIVGLIARKFNFNIKIAVLTGILLAILAPLVGTPITVYLFGGLTGGSIDLLTGWLVKSGERIFTAAFIPRVISNLLDKIVSCVIVAIIINKLPKNLLKKIRGC, from the coding sequence ATGAATAAAAATACTTTAGCAATAACAATTTCGGCTTTAAGCATAAGTTTGAACGTAATATTAAAAAGTTTGGGAAAAATGTTGAATGTTCCATTTTTATTTTTAGATACAGTGGGAACAATATTGTCGGGAGTATTATTAGGACCATTTTTTGGAGGTATAACGGGATTAATTACAAATGTTATAACAGCGTTAGTAAATAATCCAATTGAATTACCTTATTCTATAGTCAATATGATGATAGGAATAATAGTGGGACTAATTGCAAGAAAATTTAATTTTAATATAAAAATAGCAGTTTTAACCGGAATTTTATTAGCTATTTTAGCACCGTTGGTTGGAACACCAATAACAGTATATTTATTTGGAGGATTAACAGGTGGTTCAATAGATTTATTAACAGGTTGGTTAGTAAAGAGTGGAGAAAGAATATTTACTGCTGCATTTATTCCAAGAGTAATATCAAACTTATTAGATAAAATAGTTTCATGTGTTATAGTTGCAATAATTATAAATAAACTACCTAAAAATTTATTAAAAAAAATAAGAGGTTGTTAA